One Desulfovibrio fairfieldensis genomic window carries:
- the rsfS gene encoding ribosome silencing factor, protein MEQIPSTENTEAQAARPGRKRYADVPLAEKLAVITAWLEEHKAERIVSLNLTEQGGFADALLVLTAGSMRHAQSLADGVAALCHERNYEYLRVEGYEAGQWILVDLNDIVINIFLEPVRELYRLEALWGQSPARAAAGPGGEASA, encoded by the coding sequence ATGGAACAGATTCCTTCTACCGAAAATACCGAGGCCCAGGCCGCGCGCCCGGGCCGCAAGCGTTATGCGGACGTTCCCCTGGCCGAAAAGCTGGCTGTCATCACGGCCTGGCTTGAAGAACACAAGGCGGAACGCATCGTCAGTCTCAATCTCACCGAGCAGGGCGGCTTTGCCGACGCCCTGCTGGTGCTCACCGCAGGGTCCATGCGCCATGCCCAGAGCCTGGCCGACGGGGTGGCCGCTCTCTGCCACGAACGCAATTACGAATATCTGCGCGTCGAGGGCTATGAGGCCGGACAGTGGATCCTTGTGGATCTGAACGACATCGTCATCAACATTTTTCTGGAGCCCGTGCGGGAGCTGTACCGTCTGGAGGCCCTCTGGGGCCAGTCTCCGGCCCGCGCGGCGGCCGGGCCCGGCGGGGAGGCCTCGGCATGA
- the gpmI gene encoding 2,3-bisphosphoglycerate-independent phosphoglycerate mutase: protein MTPTLLLILDGWGLAAPTPGNAPYLAPTPNLDNLNARCPHAQLTASGRAVGLPEGYMGNSEVGHLNIGAGRVVYQDMTRIDVALEDGSFAANPVLNGLLETVKKSGGRLHLAGLLSDGGVHSHIRHLEAICDMAARAGVPVRVHCIMDGRDTDPKSGVGFARALEEHLKDQPLARIAGLVGRFYAMDRDKRWDRVKAAWDLLVHGQSAEGRVAPDAVKALEVSYAEGITDEFVKPVRCASGPLPGGAEEPVGMADGDALFFFNFRADRMRELTQAFIEPDFKGFERGTLPKLAGIGSMTSYEAHFGIPVAFPKEAVTMGLGEVVSRAGLRQLRLAETEKYAHVTYFFNGGVEEPFPGEDRILVPSPRDVPTYDLKPAMSARQVTDKFVEAWDKGIYDLVVCNLANGDMVGHTGVLKAAVEACAVVDECVGRMLKAVEARSGRMLIIADHGNCEVMLTPEGQPHTAHTTNPVPCILLEPGGAVTALADGKLADVAPTLLGLWGMEPSAPMTGRNLAAKEVRHG, encoded by the coding sequence ATGACCCCCACCCTGCTGCTGATTCTTGACGGCTGGGGCCTGGCCGCGCCCACTCCCGGCAATGCGCCGTATCTCGCGCCCACTCCCAATCTGGACAACCTCAACGCTCGTTGCCCGCATGCGCAACTGACGGCCTCGGGCCGGGCCGTGGGCCTGCCTGAAGGCTACATGGGCAATTCCGAGGTGGGCCACTTGAACATCGGGGCCGGGCGCGTGGTCTACCAGGACATGACGCGTATCGACGTGGCCCTGGAGGACGGCTCCTTTGCCGCCAACCCGGTGCTCAATGGGCTGCTGGAAACGGTCAAAAAGAGCGGCGGCAGGCTGCATCTGGCGGGCCTGCTCTCGGACGGCGGCGTGCACAGCCATATCCGGCATCTGGAAGCCATCTGCGATATGGCCGCCCGTGCGGGCGTGCCCGTGCGGGTGCACTGCATCATGGACGGCCGCGACACGGACCCCAAAAGCGGCGTGGGCTTTGCGCGCGCGCTGGAGGAGCATCTCAAGGACCAGCCTTTGGCGCGCATTGCCGGTCTGGTGGGGCGTTTCTACGCCATGGACCGCGACAAGCGCTGGGACCGGGTCAAGGCCGCCTGGGATCTGCTGGTCCACGGGCAGAGCGCGGAGGGCCGCGTGGCCCCGGACGCGGTGAAGGCCCTTGAGGTTTCCTATGCCGAGGGCATCACCGACGAGTTCGTCAAGCCCGTGCGCTGCGCAAGCGGTCCCCTTCCGGGTGGGGCCGAGGAGCCCGTAGGCATGGCCGACGGGGACGCGCTCTTTTTTTTCAATTTCCGGGCCGACCGCATGCGGGAGTTGACCCAGGCCTTTATCGAGCCGGATTTCAAGGGCTTTGAGCGCGGCACGCTGCCCAAACTGGCGGGCATCGGGTCCATGACCTCCTATGAGGCGCATTTCGGCATTCCCGTGGCCTTTCCCAAGGAAGCCGTGACCATGGGCCTGGGCGAGGTGGTTTCGCGGGCCGGTCTGCGCCAGCTCCGCCTGGCGGAAACGGAAAAATACGCCCATGTGACCTACTTCTTCAACGGGGGCGTGGAAGAGCCCTTCCCCGGCGAAGACCGCATTCTGGTGCCGTCGCCGCGCGACGTGCCCACCTATGACCTCAAACCGGCCATGAGCGCCCGCCAGGTCACCGACAAGTTTGTGGAAGCCTGGGACAAGGGCATTTACGACCTGGTGGTCTGTAATCTGGCCAACGGCGACATGGTGGGCCATACCGGCGTGCTCAAGGCGGCGGTGGAGGCCTGTGCCGTGGTGGACGAATGCGTGGGGCGCATGCTCAAAGCCGTGGAGGCGCGCAGCGGCCGCATGCTGATCATCGCGGACCACGGCAATTGCGAGGTCATGCTGACCCCCGAGGGGCAACCGCACACGGCGCACACTACCAATCCCGTGCCCTGCATTCTGTTGGAGCCGGGCGGCGCCGTCACAGCTCTGGCCGACGGCAAGCTGGCCGATGTGGCCCCGACCCTGCTCGGGCTCTGGGGCATGGAGCCCTCAGCGCCCATGACCGGCCGGAATCTGGCCGCCAAAGAGGTGCGGCATGGCTGA
- a CDS encoding outer membrane homotrimeric porin: MKRICTLLLAASMLLGVATGASAIDFKAKGQWLMGFAGGENQLINKTRTGNGPKEKLNSNDKFAAQQRVRLQLDAVASESLSGTVFFEIGNQVWGSNRAGVGGGALGADGANTIKLKRAYIDWMVPQTDLKFRMGIQGVTLPNKAGGSAIMDTDAAGITASYQFNENVGLTALWARPANDNYLGYKRGGNEHYNQNFLDNMDLFALMVPVKLDGFEITPWALYGAAGKNTLTDLGSTADGNLPFTTRPYFGTPNNLANEMGGITYGNIGKTSKAYGSMFWAGLPFAITAWDPLNIEVDINYGYVESMGRYDAYKNGNTVHKRGSTERQGWLAKALVEYKMDWGVPGIFGWYGSGDDGNVKNGSERMPSIVPMGNFTSFMGDGNYGWMWVDNSLEYAGTWGIGLQVRDMSFLEDLKHTFRVAYWGGTNSPSMAKYMETAYSWNEGWGSNASPYLTTNDGLLELNLVNSYQMYENFDVNLELGYIANFVDNDTWKKANNSSSFQKQDAWKAQLIFAYSF; this comes from the coding sequence ATGAAACGTATCTGTACGCTTCTGTTGGCGGCTAGTATGCTGCTGGGCGTGGCGACGGGCGCCAGCGCCATTGATTTCAAGGCCAAGGGCCAGTGGCTGATGGGCTTCGCCGGCGGCGAAAATCAGCTGATCAACAAGACCCGTACCGGCAACGGCCCCAAAGAAAAGCTGAACAGCAACGACAAGTTCGCCGCGCAGCAGCGCGTGCGCTTGCAGTTGGATGCCGTGGCCTCCGAATCTCTGTCGGGCACGGTCTTCTTTGAAATCGGCAACCAGGTCTGGGGTTCCAACCGCGCGGGTGTGGGCGGCGGCGCTCTGGGCGCTGACGGCGCCAACACCATCAAGCTCAAGCGCGCCTATATCGACTGGATGGTGCCGCAGACCGACCTGAAGTTCCGCATGGGCATCCAGGGCGTGACCCTGCCCAACAAGGCCGGTGGTTCCGCCATCATGGACACCGACGCCGCCGGCATCACCGCCTCCTACCAGTTCAACGAGAATGTCGGCCTCACCGCCTTGTGGGCGCGTCCCGCCAATGACAACTATCTCGGCTATAAGAGGGGCGGCAACGAGCACTACAATCAGAACTTCTTGGACAACATGGACTTGTTCGCCCTGATGGTGCCCGTGAAGCTGGACGGCTTTGAAATCACCCCGTGGGCCTTGTACGGCGCGGCCGGCAAGAACACCCTCACGGATCTTGGTTCCACGGCTGACGGCAATCTGCCCTTCACCACGCGTCCCTACTTCGGTACTCCCAACAATCTTGCTAATGAGATGGGGGGCATTACTTACGGCAATATTGGCAAAACCAGCAAGGCCTATGGCTCCATGTTCTGGGCCGGTCTGCCTTTCGCCATCACCGCCTGGGATCCGCTGAACATCGAAGTGGACATCAACTACGGCTATGTGGAAAGCATGGGCCGCTATGACGCCTACAAAAATGGGAACACCGTTCACAAGCGCGGCAGCACCGAGCGTCAGGGCTGGCTGGCCAAAGCCCTGGTGGAATACAAGATGGATTGGGGCGTTCCCGGCATCTTCGGTTGGTATGGTTCCGGCGACGACGGCAATGTCAAGAACGGTTCCGAGCGCATGCCTTCCATCGTGCCCATGGGCAACTTCACTTCCTTCATGGGCGACGGCAACTACGGCTGGATGTGGGTTGACAACTCCCTGGAATACGCCGGCACTTGGGGTATTGGCCTGCAGGTCCGCGACATGAGCTTCCTGGAAGACCTCAAGCACACCTTCCGCGTGGCCTACTGGGGCGGCACCAACAGCCCGTCCATGGCCAAGTACATGGAGACCGCCTATTCCTGGAATGAAGGCTGGGGCAGCAACGCCTCCCCGTACCTGACCACCAACGACGGTCTGCTGGAGCTCAACCTGGTCAACTCCTACCAGATGTATGAAAACTTCGACGTGAACCTGGAGCTGGGCTACATTGCCAACTTTGTTGACAATGACACCTGGAAGAAGGCCAACAACTCCAGCTCCTTCCAGAAGCAGGACGCCTGGAAGGCCCAGCTGATCTTCGCGTACAGCTTCTAA